One Eubalaena glacialis isolate mEubGla1 chromosome 11, mEubGla1.1.hap2.+ XY, whole genome shotgun sequence DNA segment encodes these proteins:
- the LOC133101350 gene encoding potassium voltage-gated channel subfamily E member 3-like, producing the protein MKTTNGTETWYESLHTVLKALNATLHSNLLCRPGSDNLTEERQASLPGRDDNSYVYILFITFLFAATVGSLILGYTRSCKVDKRSDPYHVYIKNQVSML; encoded by the coding sequence ATGAAGACCACCAATGGGACTGAGACCTGGTATGAGAGCCTGCACACTGTGTTGAAGGCTCTAAATGCCACTCTTCACAGCAACTTGCTCTGCCGGCCAGGGTCAGACAACCTGACTGAGGAGAGGCAGGCCAGCCTACCTGGCCGCGATGACAACTCCTACGTGTACATTCTCTTCATCACGTTCCTATTTGCTGCCACTGTGGGCAGCCTCATCCTGGGATACACCCGCTCCTGCAAAGTGGATAAGCGCAGTGACCCCTATCATGTATACATCAAGAACCAGGTGTCTATGCTCTGA